The DNA sequence AACTTCAATGGAACATCCCTGTCCCTCATTCCAGTAGCCGGCGAGCATCCGATGCGCGAATGTATGACGGCAGGTATAAGTCGAATACTGCTTGCGGACAGGATCATTGAGCCATCCTAGGTCCTGTCGTATTTTACGGAAACGTTGCACGCCAGCCACTTTCGTCCAGGCACCTCCTCGCGAATTCCGAAAAAGAGTAGTTGTGGGATCAGCTCCCACTTCCTCAATCATTTGTCGTGTCAATTCAGCGACCTCAGACCGCACAGGAATGGTACGTGTCTTCCCAGTCTTGCTGGCATAGACCCGCCATTGCATACCCCGCTCAGATTCAATGACATCATTGGCAGTAACACGGGCCAGTTCACAAAAAGGACGTAGTCCTGTATGAATTCCAGCAAACAGGAAATTGCCAAAATAATCATCGGTAGCAGAATACAGCAATTGCTCATCTTCTTCACTGAAAGAATGGAGTCGTGGGCACTGCGGTGGTTTTTGCATTCCCACCAGGGGATTGTGAATGGAGCCGACTTCCTCTGTGTAAAAATTAAAGGCTGCCATCACGATACTCATCGCATTCCGCTGTGTCGCCGTCGACTTCCAAGTAGGATGGCTTTCCACCCAATGTTGTATGTGCCCTTTCTGTAATTCGTCCACGGCCAAAGCACCACAATAGGCGCACAGTTCATTCAGATACCGTGCCACTTCAGCATGGTAATCCGAGCTGAGGTTTCCATGTTTAAATCGAGCTTCACAATGTTCAAGATACCGCGAGCACACCATGGCAACTTGTATCACCACCTTACTCTTCTGTTCTGGAGTCGGCAACCAGTCCCCATCAGCTTTCACCCGGGCCAGTGCCAGTTCTGCAAGTTGACTGTTCTCTTTCCCGCGAACAGGACGCCCTGTGGTATCAACAAGACGCAAACGTTTTTTCGTTCCCGGTGGCGTGAAATACCAGGAATCCGTCTGTTCCCAATACCAGGCACGTCCGCGGGAACGCCTTTGACGGGATTTTGATTTTTCTGCCATTGATCAACATGGTCCTTATTTTGTCTTCGTTGAAGCAACTTTACGTCTCGAGTTTGTACTACCTGACCTGCTCGTTTTCTTAGTAGCTTTGGTCTGCTTTCGTTTTGTTTTAGACTGACTGTCTTTGGGTCCAGTAGAACTTTCACCAATGGCATTCCATAAGGGGTCCTGGTAGTTCTGAGCCCATTCTCGACCATAATGCCGAAAGGTGGTCGTGGGTGTGTCACCGATGAGTTCAGCCACTGTTTCGATTGAGGCACCTCTTCCATCCGTCCAATACCCGGACAACATTCGATGTACGAACGTGTGACGGCACGTATAGCAGGAGTACTTGCCTTTGACTGGATCATCATTCCATTTCAGTTTTTTCTTTAATCCGATAAACCTCAGCACACCATTCATGCGTTTCCAGGGATTTCCTCTTGTATTTCTGAAGATGGGTTTCCCTGATCCCTGAGGGGCAGTTTTCATCAACTGACGAGTGAGCTTTGCTATCTCCGGTCGGACAGGGATTTTCCGCGTCTTATCAGTCTTACTGGCGTACACCCTCCACATCATGCCGCGATCGTGTTCCTCAATATCATCGGCCGTCAAACGGGCCAGTTCACTAAAAGGACGAAGTCCAGTATGAATCGCAGCAAAGAGGAAATTGCTGAAGCAGGGCTCACAAATATCGTATAGTGCCTGCTCTTCTTCGGGGGAGAGAGAAGCCAAGCGTGGATTTTCTTTCGGCTTCTTGAGCCCTTTAATCGGATTGACTACTCCGAACATCTCTTCAGCGCGGTTAAACGCGGCATTCACAATCGAGATAACACTCCGACGTGTGGCCGGGCTCTTCCAAGTCTCGTGACTATCAATCCATTCCTGCACATGTCCTTTTTTGAGATCAGAAACTGGAAGCGCTCCACAGTAGCCACAAAGGTCATTCAGCCAGGCAACTGAGTTAATACAATGCCCTTTGCTCATTGTGTTTTTTTCCAGACTGCGTTCACAGTACTGCAGATATTCAGAACAAACCCGTGCTACCAACCAGGGACCATGATTTGCATGAATAGTTGTTTCATCAGACCAGGTTAGTTTTTCTCTGGCCAGTGCGATTTCGGCTTCGCGTTTCTGTTTTTTACCGCGAAGTCGCTCGCCTTTTTCGTCGAACAGCGCAATCCGTTTTTTGGTACCTGGCTGGGTATAGTACCAGCAGTCCGTCTGCTTCCAATGCCAGGCGGAACCATGTGTTTGACGTCGTTTTGTGCGTTTTTGTTTCATGCTGTTCCGCTTCATCAAAAATGATTCGGGTAATGATTTGCTTGACCCGCTGGTTCCATTGGCTGATACTAAAAGGTA is a window from the Gimesia benthica genome containing:
- a CDS encoding tyrosine-type recombinase/integrase — protein: MAEKSKSRQRRSRGRAWYWEQTDSWYFTPPGTKKRLRLVDTTGRPVRGKENSQLAELALARVKADGDWLPTPEQKSKVVIQVAMVCSRYLEHCEARFKHGNLSSDYHAEVARYLNELCAYCGALAVDELQKGHIQHWVESHPTWKSTATQRNAMSIVMAAFNFYTEEVGSIHNPLVGMQKPPQCPRLHSFSEEDEQLLYSATDDYFGNFLFAGIHTGLRPFCELARVTANDVIESERGMQWRVYASKTGKTRTIPVRSEVAELTRQMIEEVGADPTTTLFRNSRGGAWTKVAGVQRFRKIRQDLGWLNDPVRKQYSTYTCRHTFAHRMLAGYWNEGQGCSIEVLAELMGDTPKVAFDHYGREWGQHYQEPLWTAIGM
- a CDS encoding tyrosine-type recombinase/integrase, whose product is MKQKRTKRRQTHGSAWHWKQTDCWYYTQPGTKKRIALFDEKGERLRGKKQKREAEIALAREKLTWSDETTIHANHGPWLVARVCSEYLQYCERSLEKNTMSKGHCINSVAWLNDLCGYCGALPVSDLKKGHVQEWIDSHETWKSPATRRSVISIVNAAFNRAEEMFGVVNPIKGLKKPKENPRLASLSPEEEQALYDICEPCFSNFLFAAIHTGLRPFSELARLTADDIEEHDRGMMWRVYASKTDKTRKIPVRPEIAKLTRQLMKTAPQGSGKPIFRNTRGNPWKRMNGVLRFIGLKKKLKWNDDPVKGKYSCYTCRHTFVHRMLSGYWTDGRGASIETVAELIGDTPTTTFRHYGREWAQNYQDPLWNAIGESSTGPKDSQSKTKRKQTKATKKTSRSGSTNSRRKVASTKTK